In Chryseobacterium salivictor, the DNA window GGCTTAATGTTGTTGACAGTACATAATTTATAAAAATCATAGATCCCCGTAACCGCATTAATATCCGTCAAGGCCAGGGTTTTGATACGATAATCAAGAGCCTGCTGAACCAAATCCTCAACAGAAATAGTTCCGTACCGAAGACTGTGATAGGAATGACAATTCAAAAACATAATTAACTATTTTATTAAACCTGATGCTCTTCCTACACTGGCGGTACCAAATCTATTTTTAATTTTATCCATCGTTTGATACAGGAGATCAATTCTTCTGTGTCTTCAAAAAGATTCATCTGATGACAGCCTTCTACCAAACCGGTGAACTTTACCCCAATCAATCGAATTCTCATACGTCTGGGATATACTTTTTTGAAGAGTTCTAAAACATACCTGAGCAATGTGTGATCCGCTGAGGTATGGGCAATTCGGCACTGCTTGGTCTCGAATAACCTCAGTGACCAAATGAGATATATTGGAATAATATTCCATATCACCTTTGATGACTTTTGCTTCGGGACATAACCTTAATGCCATTTTAATGGACATCGCACTTCGAACGCCAAAATATCTCGCTTCATAAGAGCAGGATGCTACCAAACCACGGTCTCCACCTCCGATAATCACAGGTAGTTTCTCCAATTCAGTATTTTTAAGTCTTTCACAGGAAACAAAAAAGGTATCCAAATCCATGTGTACAATTGCACGATTCATTTTACAAAACTATCACTATTTGTATCAAATTTAATTATATTTGTTGCTATAAATTATACCAATGTCAATTTTATCAGATAACATGCGCTTTTTGAGAACGAAGCAAAAATTCTCCCAACAAAAAATTGCAGACATACTTTTTATTACACGAGGTCGTTATGCAAAATACGAGGATGGAAGCTCGGAACCACCGATAGAAATTTTAATGAGAATTTCAAAGTATTTCAGTATTAGTATTGATCTTTTAGTTGGCGTAGATCTTAGAAAATATCTTTTAGAAGAAATGCTCAATCTTCCTGATAATCGTATTTTAGTTCCGATAACGGTGGATACTTCAGGGAATAATCAAATTGAAATTATTCCGCAAAAAGCTTCGATGGGTTACCTGAATGGTTACAGCGATCCTGATTATATCGAAAGTTTGCAAACCATTTCTTTACCATTTCTTAGAAACGGAAAATACCGTGCCTTCCCGGCAAGTGGCGATTCAATGCCGCCCTATAAAGACGGAACTTATATTGTCGGAAAATACGTTGAAAATTTAACTGACCTAAAAACCGATAAAACCTATGTTTTTATCACGATAAATGATGGAATTATTTATAAAAGATTTCAATTTCATGAAGGCAATTTCATCTGTGTAAAGTCGGATAATAGCTTTTATGAACCTCTAAAAATACCCCTCATTGAAATTAAAGAAATTTGGGAATTTGCATGTAGTATCAATACTGAAGAGTTTGATGCTGAAGAGTTTTCAGGGCAAAATGTTCGTGGTTTGTTTTTAGAATTAAAACAAGAAATTAAGAAGATTGGTCAAAAGCTTTCAAAACAAGATTAAGATTTAATAGCTATGTTTTAGTAAAGCTAGTGGAAAGTTCGGTGGTAATTGACTACCTAGATTCGGTTTAAAGTGGCCATGTAAATTCGGTTTAAATTGTCCACCTCTTTTTTTGGGTAAAAACGACTGTTTTTCATGTGCTAATTTGTATTCATATATAATTAATTTTCGGCTCTGTTTATTCCTCTTTTTTGCGCATCGATTCTCCCTTCAGTTCGAGGCGGTGAGATTGGTGAAGCAGCCGGTCTCAAATAGCATCAGCAATGTTTTTTTCACCAATAATATCATACTAACCCTGAACCGGGATCTGTTAAGTTACCATAAAGAAGCATTGTTATGACGGTCTTCATTGATTTCCAAAAGGGTAATAATTCTGAGTCTCAACAAAAGTAAAAAAAGTGATTTATGATTTTACAGGAGTCACTTCTGTTTTGGCCGGAATGTCGGGCGGGAAATCTCTGACGGTTTATTATGTTGCTGAAAACGGCAAGAAATAAAAATGTGAGTGCTGTGATGAGTTTTTGGAACAACGATCAGATAAATCCTGAAACCGGGCTTCCACCTCTTTTGGAACAAATGATTAAACTGCAATAATCTCATTACAGCTAAAAACTAAAGTTCCGTTTTATCCGGCGGAAAATTGGGAAGAAGTTAAAAAGCAGAACAAAAAAAAGCTTCGAAAGAAGCTTTTTTTATAGATTTACTTGATTACTTTGATATCTATCGCAGAAAGTCCTTTCGGAGATCTTTCTATTTCAAAGGAGACCTTGTTGCCTTTCTTTACCATTTCTTCGCAATTGTTGCTGTGGAAGAAAATGTTTTCTTTGTTTTTGTCTTCGGTAATAAAACCGTACCCTTTTTCACTTAGAAAGGTAACGATCCCTGATTTAATTGGGTTTTCAGCTTCAATGGGCGCTGCACCCAACTGAATGTTGCTTACATCAATTTTGTTATCGTTACTTCTGTCAGGAGGGGTGGTTGTAAATTGCCCGTTGACATCAACGTACATAATCATGTCGTCTAAGCCTTTTCCTTTGTCATTGCTTTCTTTGCGCTCCTCACGGCGCATTGCTTTTTCTTTTTGCTTCTGAAGTTTTTTCTTAAAGTTTTCTTTTTTGGAGAAAGAATCCGCCATATATTTTTTTAATTTTTAGATTATCGGATAAGGTACAAAATAAATTAACACAATGCAACATAAATGATAAATATTGCATTTCGCAGAGTAAGACAAGTCTGCTCTTTTAATGCCTTAAACTACCATGGATAAGCATAAAACCTGATATCACCTGACGGTAAAATAAATAACGTACTGTACAGCCGAAAGTAATAATCACCGGCTTAAAATTATTTTAAACATAATAAGAGACAATATGATAACCCGTGTCTTTTTGAACTGAAAAAAAATATCTCTCACAGATTTAAAATGTGTTTACTTTATTTTGTTTTAAGCTGCCAAATCAGCGGAAACTATTATTAAAGCTATATAGCCATATCAAAAAATACAATTTTTAATACTTAAAAGTACTTAAAAAATCTTTATATTCAATCTAAGGTGGTCTTTTCGGCAACATAATTTTTACTTAAAGAAGAAAAAAACTGATGCGACTAATGTGGTTTAAAATAAAAAATTGAAAGACTCTAACACTATCTCACCTTTTCGAACAGAAAAAGTTTGCCGCCGGTAAATGCATAACGCTGCATTAGATTCCCTTCTAAAACCATCGTTTTACTGGTAACATTAATGATAGAAATATAATTGCCCGAATTGTATTTTAAATAATTTTCTTTGTTTTTCGTCTGAGGATTTTTGCCAAACTTAAATTTGTATTTCACCCAGTCTTCTTTTTCGGTCTGGCAATGGACCGGTTGAAATTTCTCTTTATTAGACTTGAATTCGATGACCTCAAAACCTTCTGTACATTCGCTTTTAAAATTATTTGTCGGATCACTGTCCTGCGCAAACTGCTCGTAGGTTCCGTTGTAAACACCTACCACTTTCCAGGTTCCGTTTAAACGGTCTTCATCTATTTTTCCCTCTGCTTTTTGAACGGCCCAGCTTATGCCTTTTACAGTTCCTTTCACAGCGGAATACCCGATTTTAGCAGTCGTAGTAACAATCTTTGCAGCAGTAGAAACCACGCAGGAAGTGAGCACGAAACTCAGTAAAAGTAGAAGTCCGATTTTATTTGTTTTCATAATAGAGGTCTTTATTTCACTGCAATTTACAGTAAATTTTAGTGAGGAAAAACGGAATGAGTTCATCTTTTCATTATCAGACCTTAAATGGTAGAAAACGAACAGGAAAATTGAAGACCTTCGGAATGAAGCAGTTGGAATGATTCTACGCTAAAAAATGCCAGATTCTCGTGACCACAAAACAAACAGTTAATCCATAAATAACGGGCAGAATGGTGGCGACGAAAGTCCATTTTCGGCTGCTGGTTTCTTTGTAAATCGTATAAATAGTCGTGCTGCACGGATTGTGAAGCAAACTGAAAAGCATCAGGTTTACTGCCGTAAGCGTCGTCCATCCTCCGGCGTGCAATAAATGGGCGATTTCTGAATCACTTCCTTCAAACATCACGCCTGCTCCGGCGCCCAGAGCAGTGTTTCCAATAGTTAAAGTAGTAAGCATTAATATTGTTGGAATTACAATTTCGTTGGCAGGGATCGCTACGATATAAGCCAGCAGGATCACGCCGTTTAAACCGAGAAACATTCCGAAAGGGTCTAATCCGGTAATCATCCACAGTGCAATACTTTGATCGCCGACCGTTATATTGGAGATGAGCCAAATTGCCGCTCCGGCCGGGGCCGCAAATACAACGGCTCTCCATAATACAATTAAGGTTCTGTCAATTAAAGAAGTGTAAACGGTTTGTAAAACATTCGGAGGTCGGTAAGGTGGAAGTTCTAAAGTAAAGAATGACGATTCTCCTTTTAATAATGTTTTTGATAAAAGCCAGGACGTAAAAAAGGTAAAGGCAATTCCCAAAACTGCAATTCCTATAACCGCCAACATCGAAACGGTGCCTGCCCATTGACTGGGAACC includes these proteins:
- a CDS encoding XRE family transcriptional regulator, translated to MSILSDNMRFLRTKQKFSQQKIADILFITRGRYAKYEDGSSEPPIEILMRISKYFSISIDLLVGVDLRKYLLEEMLNLPDNRILVPITVDTSGNNQIEIIPQKASMGYLNGYSDPDYIESLQTISLPFLRNGKYRAFPASGDSMPPYKDGTYIVGKYVENLTDLKTDKTYVFITINDGIIYKRFQFHEGNFICVKSDNSFYEPLKIPLIEIKEIWEFACSINTEEFDAEEFSGQNVRGLFLELKQEIKKIGQKLSKQD
- a CDS encoding cold-shock protein; translated protein: MADSFSKKENFKKKLQKQKEKAMRREERKESNDKGKGLDDMIMYVDVNGQFTTTPPDRSNDNKIDVSNIQLGAAPIEAENPIKSGIVTFLSEKGYGFITEDKNKENIFFHSNNCEEMVKKGNKVSFEIERSPKGLSAIDIKVIK
- a CDS encoding DinB/UmuC family translesion DNA polymerase, which codes for MIWNIIPIYLIWSLRLFETKQCRIAHTSADHTLLRYVLELFKKVYPRRMRIRLIGVKFTGLVEGCHQMNLFEDTEELISCIKRWIKLKIDLVPPV